A genomic region of Raphanus sativus cultivar WK10039 chromosome 6, ASM80110v3, whole genome shotgun sequence contains the following coding sequences:
- the LOC108812995 gene encoding LOW QUALITY PROTEIN: protein RTF1 homolog (The sequence of the model RefSeq protein was modified relative to this genomic sequence to represent the inferred CDS: inserted 1 base in 1 codon): MVDLDDLLLEAAGRTNAPASSRSRHSHSSSSRRREGSYSDGGSEESDEEDRGYPATRKPSASQVPLKKRLEAEREAGSDREGDSSSSSSSEESDFGDDLYKNEEDRQKLAGMTEFQREMILAERADKKGDKSFTEKLRSKRENEMMTTTTTTPVSKKDTHQTPPAASASRGVRSSARSADRAAAKDDALNELRAKRMKQQDPSALRKLRDASSKGGRDFSSMKRKPSLASLSDSDRSQSDDEGSNGGMGDSDDDRSDVPTYEDIKEITIRRSKLAKWFMEPFFEELIVGCFVRVGIGRSKSGPIYRLCMVKNVDAADPDKAYKLENKTTHKYLNVFWGNETSAARWQMAMISDGHPVEEEYRQWIREVERTNGRLPSKEDVSDKKEAIKRINSFVYSAETVKQMLQEXKSASARPMNIAAEKDRLRKELEIAESKNDGAGVERIKAKIKQLDASRNKKGVDKKALKLFEMNKKNRAENFKNASEVKSITASLKAGEAGYDPFSRRWTRSSNYYNGKNSGKDGGENEAAAAAAVETNGADAGGENGVEATEAALEAAAEAGKLIDTRAPIGQGAEHNLMHNFELPLSLAALQKYGGPQGVQKAFMARKQVTEATVGCRVVENDGKRHGLTLTVSDYKRRRGLL, from the exons ATGGTTGATTTAGATGACTTGCTTTTGGAAGCTGCTGGGAGAACAAACGCACCTGCTTCTTCTAGGTCCCGTCATTCTCATTCTTCATCATCTAGGAGACGTGAAGGTTCCTACTCTGATGGTGGCAGCGAGGAATCTGATGAAGAAGATCGTGGCTATCCTGCTACTAGGAAACCCTCTGCTTCTCAAGTTCCTTTAAAGAAGAGACTCGAAGCAGAGAGAGAAGCAGGTTCTGATCGTGAAGGtgacagcagcagcagcagcagcagcgagGAGTCTGATTTTGGCGATGACCTTTACAAGAACGAGGAAGACAGGCAGAAGCTTGCTGGGATGACTGAGTTCCAGAGAGAGATGATTCTCGCCGAGCGTGCTGACAAGAAAGGTGACAAGAGCTTCACTGAGAAGCTTAGGTCCAAGAGGGAGAACGAGATGatgaccaccaccaccaccacccctGTTTCCAAGAAGGACACTCATCAGACACCTCCGGCTGCTTCGGCCTCTCGTGGTGTCAGGTCTTCTGCTAGATCTGCTGACAGAGCCGCTGCAAAGGATGATGCTTTGAACGAGTTGAGGGCTAAGCGTATGAAGCAGCAGGACCCTTCTGCTCTTAGGAAGCTCAGAGATGCGTCGTCCAAAGGTGGcagagatttctcatctatgaagaGGAAGCCTTCTTTAGCTTCCTTAAGTGATAGTGATAGGTCTCAGAGTGACGATGAAGGGTCCAACGGAGGAATGGGTGACAGTGATGACGACAGGTCAGATGTGCCTACTTATGAGGATATTAAGGAGATTACTATTAGGAGATCTAAGCTTGCTAAATGGTTTATGGAGCCTTTCTTTGAGGAGCTTATCGTTGGTTGCTTTGTGAGGGTTGGGATTGGGAGGTCGAAGAGTGGTCCGATTTACAGACTCTGCATGGTGAAGAATGTTGATGCAGCTGATCCAGACAAGGCGTACAAGCTAGAGAACAAGACTACACACAAGTACCTTAACGTGTTCTGGGGTAACGAAACCTCTGCTGCTCGTTGGCAAATGGCGATGATTTCAGATGGGCATCCTGTGGAGGAAGAGTACAGGCAATGGATCAGAGAGGTTGAGAGAACAAATGGTCGCCTGCCTTCAAAGGAAGATGTATCAGACAAGAAAGAAGCGATCAAAAGAATCAACAGCTTTGTCTACTCGGCGGAGACTGTTAAGCAGATGTTGCAGG AAAAATCAGCCTCGGCGAGGCCAATGAATATTGCGGCCGAGAAAGATCGGCTCAGAAAAGAGTTGGAGATTGCAGAGAGCAAAAACGATGGAGCAGGTGTAGAGAGGATCAAGGCTAAGATCAAGCAGCTCGATGCGTCACGGAACAAGAAAGGTGTTGATAAAAAAGCACTCAAACTCTTCGAGATGAACAAGAAGAACAGAGCCGAGAATTTCAAGAACGCATCAGAGGTGAAATCAATCACTGCTAGTCTCAAGGCTGGTGAAGctgggtatgatccgttttcaAGGAGGTGGACGCGATCATCCAACTACTACAATGGTAAAAACAGTGGGAAAGATGGAGGAGAGAACGAGGCAGCAGCTGCAGCAGCGGTTGAGACCAATGGAGCAGATGCAGGAGGAGAGAACGGTGTTGAAGCGACAGAAGCGGCTTTGGAAGCGGCTGCAGAGGCAGGGAAGCTGATAGACACAAGAGCTCCAATAGGTCAAGGAGCGGAACACAATCTTATGCATAACTTTGAGTTGCCGTTATCTCTAGCGGCATTGCAGAAGTATGGAGGACCCCAAGGAGTACAGAAAGCATTCATGGCGAGGAAACAGGTGACAGAAGCAACAGTGGGATGCAGAGTTGTTGAGAATGATGGTAAGAGACATGGACTTACGTTAACTGTTAGTGATTACAAGAGAAGGAGAGGTCTTCTctga
- the LOC130496922 gene encoding cleavage and polyadenylation specificity factor subunit 3-I, whose amino-acid sequence MASSSASLKRREQPMSREGDQLIVTPLGAGNEVGRSCVYMSFRGKTILFDCGINPAYSGMAALPYFDEIDPSTIDVLLITHFHLDHAASLPYFLEKTTFKGRVFMTHATKAIYKLLLTDYVKVSKVSVEDMLFDEHDINKSMDKIEVIDFHQTVEVNGIKFWCYTAGHVLGAAMFMVDIAGVRILYTGDYSREEDRHLRAAELPQFSPDICIIESTSGVQLHQSRHIREKRFTDVIHSTVAQGGRVLIPAFALGRAQELLLILDEYWANHPDLHNIPIYYASPLAKKCMAVYQTYILSMNDRIRNQFANSNPFVFKHISALNSIDDFRDVGPCVVMASPGGLQSGFSRQLFDIWCSDKRNACIIPGYMVEGTLAKTIINEPKEVTLMNGLTAPLNMQVHYISFSAHADYAQTSTFLKELMPPNIILVHGEANEMMRLKQKLFTEFPDGNTRIMNPKNCESVELYFNSEKMAKTIGRLAEKTPDVGDSVSGILVKKGFTYQIMAPDDLHVFSQLSTATVTQRITIPFSGAFGVITHRLGKIFESVDSSTDEETGLPALKVHERVTVKQESEKHISLQWSSDPISDMVSDSIVALVLNISREVPKIIVEEEVAVKSEEENGKKVEKVIYALLVSLFGDVKLGENGKLVISVDGNVAHLDKETGKVEGEHEGLKERVRVAFHRIQSAVKPIPLSAE is encoded by the exons ATGGCATCTTCATCGGCATCTCTGAAAAGGAGAGAGCAGCCAATGTCGCGAGAAGGAGATCAGCTTATCGTTACTCCTCTAGGCGCCGGAAACGAAGTCGGTCGTTCCTGCGTTTACATGTCCTTCCGTGGCAAAACCATTCTC TTTGATTGTGGGATTAATCCTGCCTACTCTGGAATGGCTGCCTTGCCTTACTTCGATGAGATTGACCCTTCCACCATCGATGTACTCTTGATTACTCA CTTCCATTTGGATCATGCAGCATCCCTCCCTTATTTTCTAGAGAAG ACTACATTCAAAGGGCGAGTTTTCATGACACATGCTACAAAGGCTATCTACAAGTTGCTGCTTACAGATTATGTCAAAGTCAGCAAGGTGTCTGTGGAAGACATGTTGTTCGATGAACATGATATCAACAAATCCATGGATAAAATCGAG GTTATTGATTTCCATCAGACGGTTGAAGTGAACGGCATAAAGTTCTGGTGCTACACGGCAGGCCATGTCTTGGGTGCAGCCATGTTCATGGTGGACATAGCTGGTGTCCGGATCCTCTACACTGGCGACTATTCCCGTGAGGAAGACCGACATCTAAGAGCAGCTGagcttcctcagttctcccctGACATATGCATCATTGAATCCACTTCCGGTGTCCAGCTTCATCAATCTCGTCACATCCGGGAGAAACGCTTCACTGATGTAATCCATTCAACGGTTGCTCAGGGTGGTCGTGTCCTGATCCCAGCTTTTGCACTTGGCCGTGCACAGGAACTCCTCTTGATTCTAGATGAGTACTGGGCCAACCACCCTGATCTACACAATATCCCTATCTACTATGCCTCACCCCTCGCCAAAAAGTGTATGGCAGTTTACCAAACCTACATTTTATCTATGAACGACAGAATCCGCAACCAGTTTGCAAATTCTAATCCGTTTGTGTTCAAGCACATATCTGCGTTGAACAGCATCGATGATTTCAGAGATGTTGGTCCATGTGTGGTTATGGCTAGTCCTGGAGGTCTTCAGAGCGGTTTCTCGAGGCAGCTCTTTGACATCTGGTGTTCAGATAAGAGAAACGCTTGTATCATACCTGGTTATATGGTGGAAGGTACACTGGCAAAAACGATTATCAATGAGCCGAAGGAGGTGACTCTTATGAACGGTCTTACTGCTCCTCTCAACATGCAAGTGCACTACATCTCCTTCTCTGCTCACGCTGACTATGCGCAGACGAGCACTTTCTTGAAAGAGCTCATGCCTCCAAACATCATCCTTGTTCACGGTGAAGCTAACGAGATGATGAGGCTCAAACAGAAACTCTTTACGGAGTTTCCTGATGGAAACACGAGGATCATGAATCCGAAGAACTGTGAGTCGGTTGAACTGTACTTCAACTCTGAGAAAATGGCTAAAACCATTGGGAGGTTGGCTGAGAAGACGCCTGATGTTGGCGATTCAGTGAGTGGGATTCTGGTTAAGAAAGGTTTCACTTATCAGATAATGGCACCTGATGATCTCCATGTTTTCTCACAGTTATCAACAGCAACTGTTACTCAGCGGATCACTATCCCTTTCTCAGGAGCTTTTGGTGTGATAACACATCGCCTCGGGAAGATATTTGAGAGCGTTGATTCTTCAACGGACGAGGAAACGGGTCTTCCAGCACTGAAAGTTCACGAGAGAGTAACTGTGAAGCAAGAGTCAGAGAAGCACATCTCGCTTCAGTGGTCATCTGATCCAATAAGTGACATGGTTTCAGACTCCATTGTAGCTCTGGTTCTCAACATCAGCCGGGAAGTTCCCAAGATCATTGTGGAGGAGGAAGTTGCTGTCAAATCCGAAGAGGAGAATGGGAAGAAAGTGGAAAAAGTGATATATGCTCTTCTTGTGTCGCTCTTTGGGGATGTGAAACTTGGAGAGAATGGGAAACTGGTGATTAGTGTCGATGGCAATGTAGCTCATCTTGATAAAGAGACTGGAAAAGTAGAGGGTGAGCATGAAGGTCTAAAAGAAAGAGTGAGAGTAGCTTTTCATCGGATTCAAAGCGCTGTGAAACCAATCCCTCTCTCAGCTGAATGA
- the LOC130496596 gene encoding uncharacterized protein LOC130496596 — protein MEGSRRTEQVVLLHSLKRLIVSFVCCLPVSLVGLLTMLLLIYNSFSVFSLHLDPIPPIKPTPSLNQPQVLQHHTSSAAPLASSSKPDSSLLLAVKETTLGFAQKQKVSSIKTEKRDELTPATRQKPQGKTRQRFKTRINSFLSKSSCESLFFMTWISSLESFGVRERFTVESLFKSHPNSCLILVSNSLDCERGTLILKPFTDKGLKVLAIKPDFAYIFKDTSAEKWFERLKKGMFSPGVIPIEQNLSNLLRLVLLYKYGGIYLDTDFIVLKSLTNLHNVIGAQAVDPVTKQWSRLNNAVLIFDKNHPLLERFINEFSVAFNGNKWGHNGPYLVSRVVARINTSSSSSEDLGFSVLPPSAFYPADWTRIRRFYRASGNESEVNCSRKRLTQLRKHSFAVHLWNRESKKLRIEEGSIIHQLISVSCIFCNSSSFTF, from the coding sequence atggaaggGAGTAGAAGAACAGAACAAGTTGTGTTATTGCATAGCTTGAAAAGATTGATCGTCTCTTTTGTTTGTTGTCTTCCAGTGTCTCTTGTCGGTCTTCTTACGATGCTTCTCTTAATCTACAACAGTTTCTCTGTCTTCTCTCTTCATCTTGATCCAATCCCACCAATTAAACCCACTCCTTCACTTAATCAACCCCAAGTTCTTCAACATCATACATCATCAGCAGCACCACTAGCATCATCATCTAAGCCTGATTCTTCGTTGTTGCTTGCGGTAAAAGAAACCACTTTAGGGTTCGCACAGAAGCAGAAAGTTTCCTCTATCAAGACAGAGAAAAGAGACGAGTTAACCCCCGCGACGAGACAGAAGCCACAAGGAAAAACAAGACAGAGATTCAAGACGAGGATCAACTCATTCTTGTCCAAATCCTCATGCGAGTCTCTGTTCTTCATGACTTGGATCTCAAGCCTCGAATCTTTTGGTGTTAGAGAACGGTTCACCGTAGAGAGTCTCTTCAAATCTCACCCAAACAGCTGCTTGATCTTGGTATCAAACTCACTTGACTGTGAGAGAGGAACACTAATCTTGAAACCCTTTACGGACAAAGGGCTTAAGGTGCTTGCCATTAAACCAGACTTCGCTTACATCTTCAAAGACACATCAGCAGAGAAATGGTTTGAAAGATTAAAGAAAGGAATGTTCAGTCCAGGAGTGATTCCAATAGAGCAGAACCTCTCTAACCTTCTAAGATTAGTCTTGCTCTACAAATACGGAGGAATCTACTTAGACACCGACTTCATAGTCCTCAAATCTCTCACCAATCTCCACAACGTAATCGGAGCACAAGCAGTTGATCCCGTTACTAAACAATGGAGCAGGCTTAACAACGCGGTGCTCATCTTTGACAAGAACCATCCTCTTCTTGAAAGGTTTATCAACGAGTTCTCAGTAGCCTTCAACGGTAACAAATGGGGTCACAACGGTCCATACTTAGTATCAAGAGTCGTTGCAAGAATCAAtacttcttcatcatcatcggAGGATTTGGGATTCTCTGTTCTTCCACCATCTGCGTTTTATCCTGCGGATTGGACTAGAATCAGGAGATTTTACAGAGCGTCTGGGAATGAGAGCGAGGTGAATTGTTCAAGGAAGAGGCTTACGCAATTGCGTAAACATAGCTTTGCTGTTCATCTTTGGAACAGAGAGAGTAAGAAGCTTAGGATTGAAGAAGGAAGCATCATTCACCAACTCATCTCTGTTTCTTGCATCTTTTGTAACTCTTCTTCTTTCAcgttttag